One genomic window of Garra rufa chromosome 24, GarRuf1.0, whole genome shotgun sequence includes the following:
- the med1l gene encoding mediator of RNA polymerase II transcription subunit 1-like: METKKERGPVSMKTKTLMSDLKSKYADKSWNETVQLVRRCMEKTKGDSRVCEPIAKCLQKINEALNVSSLTAMVSKLEMIAKQRGLGSHMSPTETVCYLTADLFYIEVVLLLGGRVEDVRVAHHGEAPVSSPSLRQLLRMKKFQEFSLKLDDLASFYNILGDSDVKIKIYTSLRHLETDLVKISHLPRSLRESDLHVDLIMNGRIGNVQPGKEGAPMTIKYYISPLDVLMGLSSTGEVGSGQIALVTVGSSEVSHRLQMESLISSPPQVDSFGFPVFQPLTESSSELLPATFLLKLQPPLPMLISFIEKMGQITDGAAEKPQQVEPLPQLLMKTCKMLKSEIFWTEGVQFVVPLPASEYHSYVFPGAEWGRESWKGALIHTVPFTHPGHVPALLNILRHQSAINVLLASCFSDHNHHIDADLLYDMRCEILPESDHCLSVTFSIDDNNHLAVLQVMLADSHQMSCRLLMPDFVDHKLDDYVSRVLMRCMSIPITMRAIRRKAAGRTAPALPVADTESSTPMESTSTPHSDQSDESMASPEAADNANTDAVANRSPCASLGVYSHWATSGLPAELL; the protein is encoded by the exons ATGGAGACCAAGAAGGAACGCG GTCCTGTAAGTATGAAGACCAAGACTTTAATGTCGGATTTGAAGTCCAAATATGCTGATAAATCTTGGAATGAGACTGTTCAGCTGGTCCGGAGATGTATG GAAAAAACAAAAGGAGACAGCAGAGTTTGTGAGCCGATCGCTAAATGTCTTCAGAAGATCAACGAGGCGCTCAACG TGTCCTCCTTGACAGCCATGGTGTCCAAACTAGAGATGATCGCCAAACAAAGAGG ATTGGGGTCACATATGAGTCCCACAGAGACGGTGTGTTACTTGACAGCAGACCTGTTTTACATCGAGGTGGTGTTGCTTTtggggggacgagtggaagatgTGAGGGTGGCCCATCATGGCGAAGCTCCTGTG TCCAGCCCATCACTCCGTCAGTTGTTAAG GATGAAGAAATTTCAAGAGTTCTCTCTAAAGTTGGATGACCTTGCGTCTTTTTACAACATCCTAGGAGACAG TGATGTCAAGATTAAAATCTACACCTCTCTGCGGCACCTGGAGACTGATCTCGTCAAAATATCTCATTTACCAAG ATCTTTGAGAGAAAGTGATCTTCACGTTGACCTCATTATGAACGGCAGGATTGGGAACGTCCAGCCAGGCAAAGAGG GAGCTCCAATGACAATCAAGTACTACATTAGTCCATTAGATGTTCTCATGGGGTTGTCAAGCACAG GTGAGGTTGGCAGTGGCCAGATTGCTTTGGTAACAGTGGGAAGCAGTGAGGTCTCTCACAGGCTACAGATGGAATCGCTGATCTCCTCTCCACCTCAAGTCGACTCTTTCGG GTTTCCAGTGTTTCAGCCGCTCACTGAATCCTCCTCAGAATTACTTCCTGCCACCTTTCTTCTCAAGCTACAGCCGCCGTTACCCATGCTTATTTCCTTCATAGAGAAAATGGGCCAAATCACAG ATGGTGCAGCTGAAAAACCCCAGCAGGTGGAGCCTCTACCTCAACTTCTCATGAAAACCTGCAAAATGCTGAAGTCGGAGATCTTTTGGACTGAAGGGGTTCAGTTTGTTGTG CCGTTGCCCGCCTCGGAGTACCACAGCTATGTGTTCCCTGGGGCCGAATGGGGCCGAGAGTCCTGGAAAGGAGCCTTAATTCACACAGTCCCCTTCACACACCCCGGCCACGTCCCTGCCTTACTGAATATCCTTCGCCATCAGTCTGCCATCAACGTCCTGCTGGCAAGCTGTTTCAGTGACCACAACCACCACATAG ACGCTGACTTGCTGTATGACATGAGATGTGAGATCCTTCCAGAATCAGACCACTGCCTATCTGTTACATTCAGCATTGATGATAACAACCACCTGGCTGTTC TTCAGGTGATGCTGGCAGATTCTCATCAGATGAGCTGCAGACTTCTGATGCCTGATTTTGTGGATCATAAATTGGACGACTACGTTTCAAGAGTCCTAATGCG ATGCATGTCCATCCCCATTACGATGAGGGCCATACGCAGGAAAGCGGCCGGACGGACGGCACCTGCATTACCTGTGGCCGACACTGAGTCCTCTACTCCGATGGAGAGCACCTCGACTCCCCATTCTGACCAGTCT GATGAGAGCATGGCCTCTCCTGAAG CGGCTGATAATGCCAATACAGATGCTGTTGCCAACCGTTCCCCCTGTGCTTCTCTAGGTGTCTATTCACACTGGGCAACCAGTGGACTTCCTGCAGAGCTTCTATAG